In Humulus lupulus chromosome 6, drHumLupu1.1, whole genome shotgun sequence, a single genomic region encodes these proteins:
- the LOC133785935 gene encoding receptor-like protein 33, giving the protein MTFESYSFMLWLILITSGSSVVTQALNSSSVSSKIKCLPEERITLLKLKHEFTFTEPGLDDETYSSYPKMKFWKGMDCCKWNGVRCNMKTGQVASLDLSSSWLQGHLSSNSSLFNLHHLQSLNLAYNNFNSSKIPSRFAQLSKLTHLNLSYSYFSGQVPNEITWLNNLISLDLSANFDYEDGTSSLFLQTENFHQNFSQLQVLSLDQVNLSSLNPQSLSNLSSLTSLSLISSDLQGDFPNNIFLLPNIQVIHLQNNYDLNGFLPSFHSSSNLETLDLFSTNFSGPIPDSIGNLKSLTNLNVPFCNFIGPIPSSIGNLSKLIHLDFEFTNLIGKIPPSLGNLSQLEDLSLSYCSFSGKVPSTMGNLADLMYIYLDHSGCTGELPSTLGNLKKLVLMDIVGNEINGRIPSSLVNLTELATLSLHYNGLDGELPLGLTNLTKLQSLGMSHNALSGAIPSSLFTMPSLSEVQLDDNQFAGPLNIHSVTSFNLTLLSLSQNRLSGPIPKSLSKLESLTSLSLDSNNFSGIVELDMFSKLSNLRELFISDNSFVVTYTDSNFTLPKLLSLGLASCSMRTKFPNFLRSQDELQLLDLSNNKIEGEIPNWFINMGVEKFNHLNLSHNNLTGWETPQFILPWKYLRILDLSFNKMQGSLVVPPVSTIYFFISENKISGRIHHFFCNLTELVVLDVSNNLLNGTIPPCLGSSSRELSMLSLKGNNFRGKIPQRFMDGNKLMTLDLSHNQFQDKVPIVLIKCKALEVINLGHNRLSDTFPFWLQNLPKLQVLVLRFDKLRIVDLSFNNFNGNLPSDYFKNWRAINTEIPSTNKSKPVYMEHKEDYYQNSVTVMNKGSEMKMMKILTIFTSIDLSNNHFHGEIPRSIGDLPSLIGLNLSSNNFESPIMSSLGNLKQLESLDLSNNKLFGAIPQELESLTFLGYLDLSKNQLTGPIPQGGQITTFPTSSFEGNVDLCGLPLSKKCGENTDEKSTAHQEHESDESGLAWKAVIVGYVTSFVIGSIAGHFIISKRPNWLIRIYGRKF; this is encoded by the exons ATGACTTTTGAGAGCTATTCCTTCATGCTATGGCTCATCCTAATCACGAGTGGCTCTTCCGTCGTTACACAAGCTCTGAATTCATCTTCAGtttcttcaaaaataaaatgtcTCCCCGAGGAGAGAATTACTTTGCTGAAACTGAAGCATGAGTTTACATTCACAGAACCTGGTTTGGATGATGAGACTTATTCATCATATCCAAAGATGAAGTTTTGGAAGGGAATGGATTGTTGCAAGTGGAATGGAGTTAGATGCAACATGAAAACTGGCCAAGTTGCAAGCCTTGACTTAAGCAGCAGTTGGCTTCAAGGCCATTTGAGCTCAAATAGCAGCCTCTTCAATTTGCACCACCTTCAAAGTCTCAACCTTGCCTACAACAACTTCAATTCTTCCAAGATTCCTTCAAGGTTTGCCCAACTTTCAAAGTTAACCCATCTCAACCTCTCTTACTCCTACTTTTCAGGGCAAGTCCCAAATGAAATTACTTGGTTGAACAATTTGATTTCTCTTGATCTCTCTGCTAACTTTGATTATGAAGATGGAACTAGTTCTTTGTTTCTTCAAACAGAAAATTTTCATCAAAACTTTTCACAATTACAAGTGCTTTCCCTTGATCAAGTGAATCTCTCTTCTCTAAATCCTCAATCTTTATCAAATTTGTCCTCATTGACATCTCTCTCTCTTATAAGCTCTGATTTGCAGGGTGACTTCCCAAACAATATTTTTCTTTTGCCTAATATACAAGTCATTCATTTGCAAAACAACTATGATCTCAATGGTTTTCTACCATCATTTCATTCCAGCAGCAATCTAGAGACATTGGATCTCTTCTCCACAAATTTTTCTGGACCAATACCTGATTCCATTGGCAATCTCAAGAGTTTAACAAATTTGAATGTCCCTTTTTGCAATTTTATAGGGCCTATTCCATCCTCCATTGGAAATCTTTCCAAACTCATCCATTTGGACTTTGAATTCACCAACCTCATTGGTAAAATTCCACCCTCTTTGGGAAACCTTTCTCAACTTGAAGACTTGTCCTTGTCCTACTGCAGTTTTAGTGGTAAGGTTCCAAGTACAATGGGTAATCTTGCAGATCTCATGTACATTTATCTTGATCATTCTGGATGTACAGGAGAACTACCCTCAACACTAGGAAACCTCAAAAAACTTGTGTTAATGGATATTGTGGGAAACGAAATCAATGGTCGAATTCCATCATCACTTGTAAACCTAACCGAATTAGCTACTTTGTCTCTTCACTACAATGGTTTGGATGGTGAGTTGCCACTAGGATTGACGAACTTGACCAAACTTCAGTCCTTAGGTATGTCACACAATGCTTTGAGTGGAGCCATTCCTTCATCTTTGTTCACAATGCCTTCTTTGAGTGAGGTACAACTAGATGACAACCAGTTTGCAGGTCCTTTAAACATCCATAGTGTCACTTCATTCAACTTGACTCTTCTCTCTTTAAGTCAAAACAGGTTAAGTGGACCAATTCCAAAGTCACTGTCCAAGTTGGAGAGCTTGACTTCTCTTTCCCTTGATTCAAACAACTTCAGTGGTATAGTTGAGTTAGACATGTTCTCAAAGCTAAGCAATCTTCGTGAGCTTTTTATTTCAGATAACAGTTTTGTTGTAACATACACAGATTCAAATTTCACTCTTCCCAAACTACTTTCTTTAGGTTTGGCTTCATGTAGCATGAGAACTAAGTTTCCAAATTTTTTGAGAAGCCAAGATGAATTACAATTGTTAGATTTGTCCAATAACAAAATTGAAGGCGAAATTCCCAACTGGTTCATCAACATGGGAGTTGAGAAGTTTAATCATTTGAATCTTTCTCACAACAACCTCACTGGTTGGGAAACACCCCAGTTTATTCTTCCATGGAAATACTTGAGAATTCTGGATTTAAGTTTCAACAAGATGCAAGGTTCTCTTGTGGTGCCACCAGTGTCTACAATATACTTCTTCATCTCAGAAAACAAAATAAGTGGAAgaattcatcatttcttttgtaaCTTGACTGAGCTTGTTGTCCTTGATGTGTCCAATAATCTCCTAAACGGGACCATTCCACCATGCTTGGGAAGCTCAAGCAGAGAGCTCTCCATGTTGAGTTTGAAAGGAAACAATTTCCGTGGGAAAATACCTCAGAGATTTATGGATGGAAATAAGTTGATGACATTGGACCTCAGTCATAACCAATTCCAAGACAAAGTTCCAATAGTGCTTATCAAATGTAAAGCACTAGAAGTTATTAATCTTGGGCACAATCGTTTGAGTGACACATTTCCATTTTGGCTCCAAAATCTTCCAAAGTTGCAAGTTCTTGTATTGC GCTTTGACAAGTTGCGAATTGTCGACCTCTCCTTCAACAATTTCAATGGAAATTTACCATCAGACTACTTCAAGAATTGGAGAGCCATTAATACAGAAATTCCAAGCACAAACAAGTCGAAGCCGGTGTACATGGAGCATAAAGAAGACTACTATCAAAACTCAGTGACAGTGATGAATAAAGGGTCAGAAATGAAAATGATGAAGATCTTGACAATCTTCACATCTATTGATCTCTCAAATAACCATTTTCATGGTGAAATTCCAAGAAGTATAGGAGATCTTCCATCATTGATTGGGCTCAATCTTTCAAGTAACAACTTTGAAAGCCCCATCATGTCTTCCTTGGGGAATCTTAAACAGCTTGAATCATTAGATCTCTCCAACAATAAGCTTTTTGGTGCAATTCCTCAAGAGTTGGAGAGTCTCACATTCCTTGGATATCTTGACCTTTCAAAAAACCAACTCACAGGGCCAATCCCACAAGGTGGGCAAATCACTACATTTCCAACTTCTTCTTTTGAAGGGAATGTAGATTTATGTGGTTTACCTTTGTCTAAAAAATGTGGAGAAAACACTGATGAGAAGTCCACTGCTCACCAAGAGCACGAATCTGACGAAAGTGGTCTTGCTTGGAAAGCTGTGATAGTTGGATATGTAACCAGTTTTGTTATTGGATCGATTGCTGGACATTTCATCATATCGAAGAGACCAAACTGGCTCATAAGAATTTATGGAAGAAAGTTTTAG